In the genome of Rhopalosiphum padi isolate XX-2018 chromosome 1, ASM2088224v1, whole genome shotgun sequence, the window tagaatTATTTCGGTTGTTTTCcataagaaatttaatacatttttgaacattttcccAAGTAGGACAGTTTATTAGTTGGAcccaatgaaatattttcaactggTCAAAGTGGCAACCCCATTTTTCTACGTaagataaaaaagtattataaaatagatcagtactttttttgaatgagctttcattatacatattattgttttttaaatcatttaaaagcgataaaatatttgttgtaaggAAGTTTagatgttttctattttttatttttccaactaAAATTTCTAATTCCTCTGCAACTTCACAGGCTGATATTTTATCTCCTTCTATTTTAGTTACAGTATCACAGACAACCTTTAATTGGctttgtaaaaaatgaaaccACACTATAGACATAGGATcgttaaaaaacgattttaatattgtaggaCACTTTTCCTGTTTCTCGAAGTATGATTTTAAGCCCgggtaaatatcaataattcttGTTATTGCAGGTAATAAGGATAACCAACGAGTTTTTACActtccaagaatatttttatattcaacatttgCATATTCACAAAACTCTTTCAAATGTTCAACTCGAACTGTATAgatatgaaaaaattgaaaaattttgttAACTATGATTTCTACATCAATAGGTAACACATCAGCACTTGATTGCATAGCGTTGTGCAAAATATGAGCAGCGCAACCTACtccaaaaatattcgtttttaaattgttatttaaaattgaaaaaacattatttgatccTTTTCTTAAAACACCTCCAAAGTTAGTATTGCAATTATCTCCAGAAAATGCAACAATTTTATCTGACAACTTATggttttttaaactttcaattatataagttgataaaatatttgctgtttctccttttaaatttgttacttcAAAAACTTTGATTTATATTCCCGAATTTGGTTTGAAATAACGTATTAAAATTGGTACGATTTTTAGGTTCTTATGGTTAGAAGTATCTATCATAATTGtagcaaaatttatattttctatttccttATAAATTTGTTGCATGGCGAAAGGAGCtaacacatttaaaacaatCGATTCAGCCTTAGTTCTCGcacatgtaaattttttattatacatttgttttaaaagagATGATGTGCAGTCCATTGATCGAAATGAGTGATTGTGTATCACGGTATGAAATGCGAATATCCCTTCTTGTGCTGCAGTACGTCTACTTTCGTCAGTGGACCCACTcggatcattttttaaaaaaaaagaagttaccTTTTCGTGTTTTGATGCAGCTGATAATGccagtaaatgtttttttacttttgtaacaTGTTGTGTTATGTCTGAACGTCCACCATGTTCTATAGAAAACACTGACTTACAtatggtacaaaatatttttcctactTCGTCAGCATCTTGTAAAAaaggaaattctaattttaattgtgGAGTAAAAACGCACCGTCTTTTGggcattttaaaaaacaaattaggtattatggtacactgaattttaaataagcttAATAAACTACACGTGACACGTCAATACGTCACTACGACTACGACTACACTGTGAATGTCATCGTGAACTCGACACtcacgtataaatattaataacaaattatatttataattttacatagatattataaaataaaaatagacattatatttGACAACAAACTGGTTGTGGTGAATGGAATTGTACTTATTTAGTAGACGACGTcacacatcaatataataatattaataacattttgtacgTTATCGTTATatcattagtatttataatcgtcGGTTTAACGTGTCGATAATAATGTGACATTATTAGTTCTCTATTTTCAACTCgcagcaattataataatttattgttaagacaagaatctaaaaataattctgataagTATAGATTAgatgttttattgaatattgtgatacaaaaatatcgtagaataaaaaaaaaaaaaattataaaattataaattaacaataaagagAAAAACGGGAATAATACGGGACCTACTTGAAAATACGGGACAAAATGCGTCCCGTATAACTTTTGTCGGGACAACGGGACACAAAGTGGAAAAACGGGACAATCCCGTATAATACGGGACGTATGGTCACCCTAATCTATATATGCCCAATCATAGTTGGAGAATCGATGTAGTCAAGATCTGCCGCAAAACACTTCAAATCATCCCCTAATAAATGTGCAGTTGAAAATGTGTAGAATATGTGACTCAAAgaaatgctattaattttcttaaaatgtgcCTATCACATTAGTTTAACGAACGTactcaaattatgaaaaattattttattttttttttaatagtggcTGTTACAAGATTTCCGACATGATTCCCATATTATACTGAGGCATTTCTAAAAATGTGTCTACCTAGTACCTTGCGTAAAAATCTCTACCGTAGTTTTTGGGTTTTTATTATCCTAGGAAAGTTATGTACATACCAAAATCcatatatgaatatgtatatacacacacacacacacacacacacacatatatatatatattatcgagtATGTGTACGTTATTACAACTCAATGAAAAATCGTGTAAAAATAACGACAATATTGCTGCTGTTCTGGTATAGTATAACGTTTTGTTCATCAGctgaatattatatgtgtgtgtgtgtgtgtgtgtgtgtgtgtgtgtgatctACAGATCACTACGCTGCCAACAACGAAGCTGCACGtgattatacaatttatgcGCCGAGGTAAACGTTGAGGTAAAACTTTGGGCATGTAAAAACTTTCGCCGCGGTtgttttgtgtatataatatttatgtacaacgTGTGTACAGTGAACAAAAGGTGTGTTGAGtggtattttgatttttttttttttttttttgaagttttgGCCACTAACTTTGAGActcaattattcataatttgaaaataatgaatagtgttattaattgttattcgAGCATCATCCGAAAACCTATGCGTAtacattaaattgtttgtaacaaaataatattgtattattcccGTACAATATTTATGTAGACGACTCGTTGTGTATCCAACACGTGCCAGTGCATAATGCGTGCGGgggatatacaattattgtcgACATAACTAtaccaaaattgtatttaaaataatttattcgatGACATCTGAAGTTGTtcgaaacaaaataatgttatacacggagtacaaaaatattctattaaatacaCGAATAATTgcgtgaaaaataatttgaattatttcgttttaaattcAACCGGGCTACAAATAAACTGAAATTTTTACGCGTTAAGAATATATAAAACCGAGACATTTGCATTGTATACTcaaaccaattaaataatatatataaatatatttgtataactgtATCGAGGTAATCATATTAATTCCtcgcaaatatttatatttttgacgcagtacctacatacattaattttaataaaaataataacgcacTTATTTACTATCGTTGATTAATCGAAGAAATACTTAACGCGGCATAGTCTTACTTAAATCTATCAATTACTATGTCTTGTCGTTTTAAATgtgtatgcattttaaattaagatttaactatttttcacggacgaaatattatatattggaaAACCATCAATTTCGTTTCGATAAAAATGCAGGATAAAGCATTCGATCACCGAGAGTTACGTTTGAAACGGTAGGTAAGGCATGTGCTAGGTATGttcaatttattacataaatttgtCACATGATTGGTATCCCGCAaaacgttaaataaataaaatacaatagtgTAGGTAATGAAAGCTAAATTATAACCTACGCACAGTAGTTCACTCAAGatgattgatattttaaaactgataaattTGACTAGATTGATTAATCTATCGAAATATCTATTAACGAACGATATGTGatatttattcgttattttatggCACCCACAATCCACATAATATCTTATTCTGATTCTGTACAATTtcttttttacatacatatgtttgatgaattattatttgattatgatGATAGTACAgccaatgatttattatacattattatacgccATTTATAATCCGAAATATATGTCAGAATTCAGTGGCATtcactcaaaaaatattatactcattctCGAATTTCACGAAACAATATCGATTAGTCATCATCTACATTAATTTTCCGACATAATTTATCCAATCGTTTAAGTAGAAAAGTGCAATACTAAGAAGCATCGTTgtcttttcatatttaataagattacataatatgtaacaataGGACaagatttaagaaaataaataaattcaaaatattagctTAAATTATTAGGCACATCGCACCAGTGAattagtgtaatatatattataatatttgttagattataatatggtttgaaCCTCAAACGAATAAAATCTTAAACGCCATTCATATCACTTCTCAGTACTTTATACGTAAGGCGATAGGTACCTAAGTTGTATAACaaatttatgcatatttattttgtattatttttttttattttcagagaGAAATATAACCTatgaaataggtacctatacacttTAGCTGTGATCTAGAAATTTAGTTCACAATaacgatgtataataattgaataataatatgactgtgAAATGCCTAGAGAGAAGAAGccgtatttttattgaaatgtgtTAGTGATGAATAAGATTCCTTATTCGCAATATCTCTCttttaattcatgtttaatataatttatcaccaaacctaattgtatttaaatgctGGATCcattctaatttaaataatttttttctatatttataataacaatttttttttgtggtatcatatatttgtaatattgtaagttatactataatacttgatataatatattatataaagtaggAATCTTACTATCTATAaaagaatgaaaataataaaacaagaaaatatttacattttctagTAAACGCTGAAATGCCTGTCGAGTTTACGTATCTACatcttattcaaataaaaatattattataacaatatacctcTCAGGAAAATCGCGTGTTTCGAGACAAATATAAGACAAGTAAAAATGTTGACTTGTTTCATCGTACTACTTCactgaaaatcaaaattgttttatttgttgttcTTATTTTCACAGAGTGTTGATATTTATACGAATCGTGAATATTGGTAAGTACACGCATTCTCTCCGCGGGATATACTATGATAAAATACGTGTACAAAACGCTTGGCGCTtgaatataatctaatataatataccaatcaCCAATTATCCTTGGGTAGTTAAGATTGTTGACGACAATTAAAAAAGCACTGTATCATCTAAAActatccaaaataaaataatgaagtgCCAGCGCATGCGAagcttaatgtattttaatatgattttaagattcttaatacattttttaataataaattaaaaaccactGTACGTAAACAATTtcgttaaaaatgtgtaaaaaaaaatggtgtaataataatatgtacattatccTCATTGCATAAGGATTCGACGGCgccaaaagtaaaaatgtaatcaaatagGATAAAAATAACACGTTGACTGAAGGATGGTAAAAGATTATATGAATCAATTTCAAAACTTATTAAGATGTTTACCTATACCTACGAAAGTACaaatatagacattatattaaCTGTGTTGTTTTACTATTTAGATACAACTTTATCTATCCATGTTTTggttttggaatttttatttttatcaaaactataaaCAGTTAGTCTTAAAGaccacatttatttataaattatacaaaattaaaatttggatgTTCTGGATTATGCGTCATACTAcgattatgtattaatttatgatttatgttttttttttttatgattattattgattacaaaTAGTTATACTTTGTATTACCTACCATTAGTTTCAGTAATTATGTAGAAAGTTAAATTAGATAATTTGAAGTCAAAACGGAGTTCGGAAATATGTTTTACTTTGACTtttgagcatttttttttaaagtaaaagttTGTAGTGTTATTgtttggttattattaaataatttattagtataatctcCGTAATccgttcatttatatttttatttatgtcatatttatttattttaattaacgttaatggtattatttattccacctattatgatttttttttttatcaataaatatgtttaggttacataaaatttaaattctacacattttgtttttatttataattgattttattattatattttattaagcacCGCTATATTGATGTACCAAcacatctatttaatttttcatgaaaataCCTACTGGTGTCGAagatacgtataataatttaggtaGTCTAAAATATTCGTTGAAATTGTGTGATTGACGAACATCAAacgatattaatttatgaaatataattacgaTTCCAACAAACCTTTTCCAACTTGCTCTTACTAATCACTAAtatagcaaaataataataataatatcgaatgagaataataattattaatatctggCGGGTaggtgtatatgtatgtatattctatattctatgtaggtatactatatttcGTAACACCATAATGACGACACCGTTATAAATTACCGTCGGTTGGGTcgcggtataataataataataataatatatttaacaactttctgttactattattattattattattattatatgtagtatgtacgcTTACACACGTCATTATCACCCCGCAACAGTATACGAATGCATCAAAGCtcgtacatatttattattataaagatgaaCGAACACGaacatgtatatacatttataatttacaatatatgaatagatacttttattaagtacctaaaGCATACCAAATTTTACAAGCGATCAATTTGCTCTAATAgattctgaataaaatatattaaatttcatatcacataataattcgttatttttccaatttttaatcGCATTGAtacgatacatattatactgtaataattcgtctatatttttagaaaaaacatcataaaataagattatcgattatgtaaatgtaaatacgCCGGTCTCAATACAGATGTCTTTCGAAAACCTATTCGTAGGTATACATTGATAACtactattcttatattattatatttactcacGAGAAATAGATTATATTTGTAAACGCTTTTATCTAATCTAAGCTCAAACGTGTCTATAAATATCGTATTTCTCAatgactataattttaaatatttacatttttttttatatattttcaagtgCATATAAACAATaccaattgtattaattttttttttttttttttgtattattattattaattggtaaAAGTAAATAAAGCGGTCTAGTAAAAACTAGTctagaaaatttgaaaattatcatgtatccacaaaaaatattattactattataaatctcGTGAAAAATGATCCCGATATTATCCcaagtaatgtataataaagatATCCTTTTAACAAATGACTTGCAAAATGTccagtaaaataaatgaaaaggaGTAAGGTCACACACGATATTTACTTGTGATTTGTGTGTCTTTTGCAAACTAAGCTTCGTATAGATTAATAGCTTATAGAActctaaattacaaaataacactaaaaataaatcatttccgAGCATACAATACTCGCTTACACTTACTCTGTTATGAGTAAACTTGcaatgaaaaatttatattttttaaaactaagtaCTAAACAAATTCTATTTGATTTAGGTATAAGTAAGAAGTCAACCATTTCAACAAGCCACGAGCTTTTGTcactttctatttttattatcaatgtaaATGGCTATAGCATCTTCAGGAAATACCTTAATATTTTCCTTGCAGTTAAGCACACTTCATTTTGctacagtaaatataataatttcgttcCAGGTGACCTTTGTCGCCACCATCACAccatattttattgaagtatCTGCACTGTCGCCTTTTGTGTGTACTACGCACGCGAATTACGGCATTTCTACGTCACACACGGCCATCGTTCCGGGTCGTCGAACGAAATTAATTGGACATTTTCAAACTGTTTGGCCAAGACGAAATTGCCTGCTACAATGACCTGCAGGACCCAAGACGAACACATAGAGCTCGGGGATAGCGTAGATCCGGTGTGTTTACCCCGCACAGTACACACTTGTATATAAGTCTGCTGTTGCTATATATGTACCATATTATACATGGTGAGATGGAGGAAAAGAGATAAGGAAAGAGATAGAGAGGAGAAAGACAGAaatagaaagagagagagagagagagaaagagagtgaGAGTGATAAAGCGAGAGGGAAAAACCTTGTGCACATAATCGCGTATATTCGTACGAATATGGGACGTATTTCCCTCACATCCGGTACCCCCCTTACCTTAACCCCGGACTCCGATGTCTGCCAACTCACCATTTCGTCGTCTCGTTTATCATTTTTCTACGTATATACACGCACACTCCTACCCgtgcgttatattataatgtatacactttTACGGACGCGCGGGAAAATTATGGTTTCACGCGTGCACAAAAACTTCGAATAAGAATATCAATTCCGTAAAATGTCAAATTTATTCCAACTTGCaccgttgtttttttttttttttttttttagaatttcgtTAAGGCATACCTCGTTACAAAGGTCACTGTAcagaaatttacatttattacggTTTAGTtgcatataatagtataatagctgCACCTAACGGGTGGTTAACTATATACTcgaatacgcatattatatttatatatacgttttggattatgtatttatatggccgataatcaaaaatatattacgtgACTATTCGACTTATAACGCTGCTTTCTGTATAATTTCATACCGAAGTAATTAAGACTGCTGgacgtatattttgttttaataacattttaagcaTATAGAAAAACCGTGTTGGTGCTCCAATAACGTAATTAACTTAAAGCCACATGCCTCCTCTTCAACCCCGTGAAATACGAACTGGGAAGTTTGGCTTCCCAAAGAAGCAGAGACAATGGCGGGACCtaaaacagtaataaataaacatttaatttgataGTAATACTTGAACTCGTAGTAAAATATGGTTTTAGCATTTTGTTCTGTACAATGTAAATATGGTTTTCAACTGCCACTTTGTACGACAGTATACTTGTACAGTGTGTTGATAATAACTCGTTGTGGAGTATTTCAGGGAGAGGTATTGGGCGGGCGGGGATAATTTCCAAATCGCTTGGGacttgttttttgtttatttataattgtatccatattaacataattatacaattagcattaaataaaatataaaattgattaccattaatattattaacaaataaagtcaataaattagttaatgTACAGTACAAATAGGGAGACTCGTTAGCGCAAATGGGAGATTCCAGGACACTTAACCCCTTCAAATTTCTACCAAGTTCccaaattcaaaatatagtaaTGATAGGAAAAgccattttttgaaaatattatgggaGGAACGTTGatcccttaaaaaaaaaattgtgccacTTAAACCTATTGGGAGTCTTCTGTATCAATATATCAAGTTTTATCAAACAATTTGAATTGCTCTTCGTAAGCTTGCTTCAGATGTATATACCAATTGTAATTTGTTGCATAATATAGGATATACCTACCGAATACATAAGTATTTTCAAAAGCTAACGTTTATCTaaccaatatttaataatataaagtatttaaacattttaaaaaagtgtatatattttaaataattttgtctgCCTTCTTCAAAGCGGGTTAGATTAGCTAACCTTACCTAACCCAATACATTTTCAATCTGTTATATTATGTCGTTCCAATGTTTTAAATGGTTtacattatgtaattattgttttgctAATGGTATAGGTATCTACGTATTCatgtgtatattttagtatgagAAAACCGAGTGAatctaatattagtaatattcaacatgtattaataattatatattttaaaaatgtatttaaatcataaatgagGCAGGCGACTATTtactaaatcaaaatattctatttatatagatcaaaactattaaattattaatttacgttCTGAGCGGAAGATGTTCAAGGTAATAACCAGGAGATTTAATAATACGCTACTGGAAATGATGTACGCTAAAATgtacacataaaatgttttttagccCACACGCAAATCAGACTTATCTCTGGGGTCGGCCGAAACTAGGAAGAAGCGGAAAAGTATGCATCACAACGGTTGAGAAACTTTTTCGCCTTTTTAATGAATGCTTATTATTTTTCGTCCAACTGGCTAAACCAATTATCTAACGCTGCTCTTTCTTGTACTGTAAGgcttagtatatatacatatactttctatatatataaatatattttttttttatcaacaaaaacttaattatatgtttttatcttGTTGAGCAAGttttgaacaataattaatgttcttttgtcattttattaccacgatttaaatttctaataaacaTGAAATTATCGAAAAggaaatataattgaaatactattaaatttaacagcAACGGTTTAAGTTATATGTttcatggtatataatattatgtagtttaataGCATCAAATGTTTTCTCCACTTCTTCTTGaactcattaaaaattcaattatattttaactacacagttttatttttatctcatgGAATATATTTTGCCAAAatggatatacaattatttattttttcgttgaaTGGAAGTATCATAGTCTTTTTAATATCGCGAACATTATAGACTAATTCATCAATCATGTCTATATATTCATTATCcttgaataatgtatttatcgAAATTCTGAgctttgaatttttaaataatatgtatactaaaagttcatattttaaaatgattgggtttgcttataatttatgtagTGTTTTTTTGTTGGGATAAACTATTTTTCCAAAATCACCCataattattaaagatttaatcaattttttgatataatattttattaatatttttaatataacttttttgaaaatactgtTACGGCTTTATTGAAACTCGGACAGTTAAGAGTTTATCTActgaatataaatgtataatagtagctaataataatggttttgtataaaatataaaatataatttagattttattccAGTACTAATTATACTTGGACAATACaagtctattatttatatttagcgaAAAATGCACAGTTATAGATTTACCAAGGCTTAACCATAAACCATGGTTCTATCACATTTCtattgtagtataaaataatgaaatacttaacttttttggtttaataattaataaactttataaaatattaaaaatcgtattctttatatttaaaaaaattaaataaaagtatattatattatttgttattacttagtTTTATTCCTACTGCCTACTGctcttatatagtatttttatatatttatttatcaaggcTTCAAATACACAGCTTATTggtctttttataatttaaggttCCATTTCAGTTATGAGCACTCctggtaaatattttgtttatctatAAATGAAAACTTTTCAACTTGTTTTCATAAACACACTTATAAAGATAAGAAACATTAATTTAGCtaacatatatttttctattttcataaattaaagtCATGTTCCAAAGAAACTTTCATTCTCACTcctcaataaaatataacatattattaaatgataaaaattatgaaataaaaataacaaattaacatagtaatattcaaaaatagcATATACATAATCAAttcgttaatttaatattaatttagtatcacacgtgcataattatatttcaaatcattaaattcttattttatatttttcactcaTAAAACTAGTATAATGtgtgcattattataatttgtctataaataaaaattgaaataagtaaatgattttttacttaggtgcttattttattttattaaaaatctgagAACTATACAAATTAGGAATacactttaataaaaaataagcaaGATAATAGAACTTGAAATGTTATGTTCAACTGAGTACTTGATGAATTTATCGATTCTGTAGCAGTTGCATCAGTTAGTATAACTGTGGCACCGGGGCTTAAAGCAAACCATTCTCCAGTTAATATTGAGTtcctaaaaaaagtttttaaaaaaccatgtaattatatgaatatacgagtatttcattgtatattatatattatatattaaattgtttattatttttttaatgcaacaacattccaaaatataatatctcatgctatttttttacaacattataaGGTACTAACCCAgtgttaaattttgaattttctgatCCAATCACAATAGTTAAAGAATTACTCAAGTTTGATATTTTGTCTGATAAACGTACATGCTGTGTATAATTCTTGTCCATGTTGATAATTAACGTGTAGTTCTCATACCCCGGTAAAAAtctgtaaaattgtatattataaacatcttaattatttatgtattttgagCATGAACACATTTATACATGATAAacgtataacaaatataaaaatctagCACCCCGATAACTATAATATCACAATTGAAAAGAGGAAAAAGTTAATGAGCAAAACGGCCAAAACTACTACCCTAGTGTCTAGTATTACGttaggtttttaataaatttatattttgtatcccgtataaaaaattaaatgacacTCCTGCATTTTACTGACACTATTATATGAACGGTGGTGGAAAGTTTGGTGCTCCTGAGAATATTGCAGTCCtgctttaaaactaaaatagtttCTTCGAATATTGTATGCGGCACAGCCAGTAATACACCTAGAGGACTCCTCTAACTCTCCAAATTACCCTCTCGGCTgaaggattttattttttgttattctgatgttacatgtataaatatattttgctcGTAGATTGATTTACATGGCTTACGATAATGtcactaacaaaaataaatatatcgttataaaaccaatttatttttcacttaGCTCGGAATCCAAAATGTATGATAGTAGGAGATATTATGAGAGTGGTGTTGACTCACAgaggttattataaattaacagtCTTAGTGATTACAGTATCTCTTAAAAGCTATTGTAACTCTTGTTACAAAGtaagtaaaaatttgaaaaaaaatgttaacaataaaaattgttttttaata includes:
- the LOC132918338 gene encoding uncharacterized protein LOC132918338, whose protein sequence is MQSSADVLPIDVEIIVNKIFQFFHIYTVRVEHLKEFCEYANVEYKNILGSVKTRWLSLLPAITRIIDIYPGLKSYFEKQEKCPTILKSFFNDPMSIVWFHFLQSQLKVVCDTVTKIEGDKISACEVAEELEILVGKIKNRKHLNFLTTNILSLLNDLKNNNMYNESSFKKSTDLFYNTFLSYVEKWGCHFDQLKIFHWVQLINCPTWENVQKCIKFLMENNRNNSNIKLDEDNLFDEFSHVEQIFKSRIHEWQKNSAKVEVKWCEIFEYTKAHNIDTTNISKIVEYSLAIPGTNAAVERIFSTINVLWTDEKNRFLVETIKSIIIVKTHFKNLSCNEFYNILLKETRLLDEIGSAQKYTKTSKEEIYMPSSSK
- the LOC132926018 gene encoding uncharacterized protein LOC132926018; translated protein: MPKRRCVFTPQLKLEFPFLQDADEVGKIFCTICKSVFSIEHGGRSDITQHVTKVKKHLLALSAASKHEKVTSFFLKNDPSGSTDESRRTAAQEGIFAFHTVIHNHSFRSMDCTSSLLKQMYNKKFTCARTKAESIVLNVLAPFAMQQIYKEIENINFATIMIDTSNHKNLKIVPILIRYFKPNSGI